One window of the Primulina eburnea isolate SZY01 chromosome 18, ASM2296580v1, whole genome shotgun sequence genome contains the following:
- the LOC140819878 gene encoding protein MID1-COMPLEMENTING ACTIVITY 1-like, with product MATWEHFGEIANVVQLTGLNAVALIGLIVKAANTARMHKKNCRQFAQHVKLIGNLLEQLKISELKKYPETREPLEQLEDALRRAYVLVNSCQEKSYLYLMAMGWNIVYQFRMAQQEIDRYLRIIPLIALLDNARFKERLEEIQMDHREYTLDEDDRKVQVAISANDTIALKKSMSFSYPNLPFDKAMQKEHEKLKAELQQSQANMDVGQCEVIERLIDVAENATSRAPQKDIPQKTTQKLEQDIRHFPCHESPRKVDELTGSSQRAVSPEYDVVSSREKNWQEKWHTDLLGCCSEPYLCVKTFLCPCDTLSKVASVATGKEMSSAEACNEIMAHSLVLACCCYTCCIRRKLRRRLNIEGGFFDDFLSHFMCCCCALVQEWREVEIRGAYGPQKTVTTPPRSLRMES from the exons ATGGCAACTTGGGAGCATTTCGGGGAGATAGCGAATGTGGTACAGTTAACGGGCCTAAACGCGGTGGCGCTGATAGGTTTGATCGTGAAGGCGGCAAACACGGCGCGGATGCACAAGAAGAATTGCCGGCAGTTCGCGCAGCACGTGAAATTGATAGGGAATCTGCTGGAGCAGCTCAAGATTTCGGAGCTGAAAAAGTACCCGGAAACGAGGGAGCCATTGGAGCAGCTCGAGGATGCATTGAGGAGGGCTTATGTTCTTGTGAATAGTTGCCAAGAAAAGAGTTATTTGTACTTGATGGCTATGGGGTGGAACATTGTTTATCAGTTCAGGATGGCCCAGCAAGAAATCGATCGGTATTTGAGGATTATTCCTCTGATTGCTCTTCTTGATAATGCTAGGTTCAag GAGAGGTTAGAAGAGATTCAGATGGATCATCGTGAGTACACCTTGGATGAAGATGACAGGAAAGTGCAAGTCGCAATTTCTGCAAATGACACTATAGCTTTGAAGAAAAGTATGTCCTTTTCGTACCCAAATTTACCTTTTGATAAGGCTATGCAAAAAGAACACGAAAAGCTTAAGGCTGAGCTTCAACAATCACAAGCTAACATGGATGTTGGCCAATGCGAAGTAATTGAACGTCTGATTGATGTAGCTGAAAATGCCACAAGTCGTGCCCCACAAAAAGATATACCACAAAAAACTACCCAAAAATTGGAGCAGGACATTAGGCATTTTCCCTGCCACGAAAGTCCAAGAAAAGTTGACGAGTTAACGGGATCAAG TCAAAGAGCAGTTTCCCCAGAATATGATGTGGTATCATCCAGGGAAAAAAATTGGCAAGAGAAATGGCATACAGATTTACTTGGCTGTTGTTCTGAGCCATACTTGT GTGTAAAGACGTTCCTTTGTCCATGTGATACACTTTCAAAGGTTGCATCAGTAGCTACTGGCAAGGAAATGT CTTCAGCAGAGGCTTGTAACGAAATAATGGCGCATTCATTAGTACTAGCTTGTTGTTGCTATACTTGCTGTATCAGAAGAAAGCTTCGTCGAAGACTCAACATCGAG GGCGGATTCTTTGATGATTTCCTGTCACATTTTATGTGCTGTTGCTGTGCACTAGTCCAAGAATGGAGGGAAGTCGAGATACGTGGAGCTTATG GTCCACAAAAGACCGTGACCACCCCTCCAAGATCGCTGCGCATGGAGTCGTGA